TTTTGACAGTATACTTCTTCCTAAGTAAAGAATATTAATGGCTGATTTTGGAAAAATAATATATCTTATGGGTGCCATGAAAGGATCTTTCGGATTTGTTTTGATGTATTCGTTTACAGTAACACCATAACATCTGCcttgctgtgtagattttggTTCTTTGGGAACTAGGTTTTGCTTTTTGTTATACTGCCATGGAATAGATGTCTGAACCATCCTGTTTaataactactacctgggtagAAGGTAGGATAtcagccgggactactacttttgctttaGTGGACCGCTGGGACTTCTCATTATTTacttcactgccgcggagtgGGTTCTTAATATTGGCCTTTTTGAAAAATGGTGGACACTTTGAGAGTAcaatgtttggtttgggtggatATGATCAGATTTAACCAAACATATTAGTGtcatagtattgtgtccaccatacctcaagaTGGCgtattatttgtataattattattattattatcaatgttAAGTTTAGGATTGTTTATTAGTTCAATCATCATGATCAGCGAAGGCTCCGTAACCATGTTGATGAGCTATAGCACTTCGTACATTATCCTCAGTCCTGTTGATAACATTACTCGGTCTTCCCGTAGTCAAATGCCTACTGTCTGTAGAACTAGCATCATCACTATCTACAACATTACCATTCGGTACATTGCCGTTGACTTTATGCATCCTGAACGCGTTATGGTTGACATAGAACTTATCTCCTTCTTTCGCTTCTCTCTTCGCCTCTGCCTTGACCGTGTCGTAGAGCCCAGTAGCCGGCTCGTCCGTCAGTAGCACAGTATCTTCAAACTGCATCGGTTTCAGGTCGTAGACTTTCCGTAGAACAATCAAGACAGGTGCGTACGCGATGTTAAGAACTCCTATAAAGACGTTGAGATTGGTGAAGCCGAGACTTTGAACAATCTGACCGGCTAGGATTGGACCGATGGCATAGGCTAGGCAATAGGATATATCAGCAATGGCGTATACGCTACCATACACTGATACGTAGCGTACATCCACAAGGAAGCCTAGAGTTGGTAGTAAGGAGGTATCTACGAGAGCTACTCCATAGCAAATACCGCACAGGGGAATGATCAGAACACCAAATGTCTCACAAGCAGGGACTATAAATGTACAAAGACCGATGACAACGAGTCCAATAGCGGCATATAGCCACTGGTAGTGCGGGTATCTGGAGGCAAGTTTGACAGTCATAACGACACCGAAGACATGGGGAATAAAAGCTGGTAACCAAATGATACCAGTCTGCCATGTGACTGCCTGCATGGTATCCTTCATCCATATTGATATTGTGGGCTCCAGGAAGGCCAAAGAGACGTTGGACATGGAGAGGGCGCCCGCTACGACAGCAATGTATGGGTCAACGATGAGCTTGTAGATAGGGGTACCTTTGGGCATTTGCCAACGACGATCACTGTAGGGTTTAATAACGAACAGTAGAAGTAGGCCATCAACAACAGCAATTAAGGCCAGAGTTATAAATGGCATTTTCTTCCCGACGAATTCGTACAGTACCCCGCCAAAAGGAGGTGCTACGAGGCAGCCGAATGAGATGAACGCAAGGGCAATGCCAAGAGCTCGGGTACGTTCACTCTCGACTTGGAAGCGATCAGCGATCATGGCAAGACCAGATGTATCAGCGAATGCAGACCCCACACCTTGCATGCTCCTCGCCATGAACAACACGCCATAGGAGGTACCAAAAGCAAATATGGTGGTTGCTATGAAGAGGATGCTTAGTCCGATTACCATTGGGATATCATAGCCAATCTTATCAATAAGAGTACCAGAGAAGGGGTTGATCAGGAGTTGAACCAAGGCCTTAGAGGCAAACAGTAATCCAACGTAGATATCCTCATTCTCGTAAATCACATTAGGTTCAGCGGTGGAGTTAATGGTTGTATTACTGATATTACTATAGATGGGTTCAGCTGTAGCGATGATTTTATCCCATGCTCCGATAGATCTTAAGTAGTCTGGTATCACTGGTACGATCACCATGTAGAGCATGTTATCAAGGAGGAGGGCTACACAGACGATGACTAGAATAAACCGACGCTGTGCAGCTGGATTCTTAATACGCATCTTAGCTGTCCCTAGAAACTCAGACATTGTCTCTTTGGCATTCTCCATCTTCTCTTTAGCTGACTCCATATCCATCTTGTTTCCGGGTTTACAGTGCTCCAGGTGGTAGCAGAGTTCAAATCAGGTGATTCTCAACAGGCCTAGGCAGCCTCGCAATCCAAGATCTTTAAGCTCTTCAGACGCAATAAAGTTGATCTCCCATACTTTATTTAGTGTAGATGTTTTTATCCAGAGCACAACTTAAATCTCACGGGATTATATGAGAGTTATCGGTTTACAACCTCGTTCTATGATAAACGGTCACACAAACCCCCTGGGAAGGCACTCGGCATTGGATATTTTGCACACCTGTAGAAGAACACAGAAGGAAGAAAGTGTCTCGATTAGAACTGTTTTTCAAAGACCTCTAATATCCCTTGAGTTTAGTTTGGGACATTTCAGGCTCCAGTAACTGGATGCTGTTCCCAGTTCAATTTGCATGCAAAATATCCACTGCCGATACCAACACAAAGCTGCAATGTCACGATTAGAAAACTCTGTATGAAATGAATAAAAAgaatttaattttcaaaatattctgtctgttattttgtgtaatcaTTTTTGTGATGAGTAgtctttaatatattttgttcatgtggTGGTACAACTACAAAGAAAACGAGACAcaacaaactaaacaaatcaGAAAGAAAAAGTGCAGTTTGTAGCAACCTGTGAATTTTGCcgtttaagttttgttttatacatttttggaAAGTAAAATTTACAAGGAATTTGCTTTTCAGTTTCAAAACTATTGTCTATGCTTTGAACAAAAATAGATCTCAGTATGGTATGAGTAGAAATCCAGTGACTATTGAATAGTGTCAAACTGCAACGTGACAGATTATTGGTGACAATATGGTCAACACATTATTTACATCTTACATACATTTTCAAGTCATAGGCGAAAACAATCTTTCATGACCAACAGGACGATATTTCAATTATATGTTATTGAGTTCACATCAAGACATTCACACCAATAAAACCCGGCCTGGATAGTATGTCAAACCTGGGTATCATGTGTTCCACCAAATTCAATAAAGGCCTCTCTCAATGTGTGGGGCTAAACTAAACTCCATCACCGAATCAGCCACCTTGCTCTAAATCAACATCTTAAATTTCGCGCCAGTGTATCACAGGTAAACATCCTAAACCAGAAACTAGGTATGATAATTTGTGATATCGCACGTGGCGGGAGTTTGTTTAATGTAAAGTTACACCTTAGAGCGATAGTGAGACTGCATGCTAGTCCAGATATAGCAGCCCGTTGTCGAATTGAAGGTTATTCTTTATCACAGTGGTTTGTATTATAATGGATAGGTTAAGAGTAAACTTTACTATACTGTAGAAACGAACGAATGGCGTTCTGCTCGTTATACTCAAGGACGaagcaatttaaaatatttgttattgcCAGTAAGTTGCTTATAAGCCATTCAACTGCAGGAGTTCAGTAGGGTGCAGCAACTGTGCAGCATTTTATATCATGTGTTGATGCATTCACTAAGTGGACAAGCAGTTACAGGTAATCTTAAAagtactggacacttttggtaattgctcaaaataagtgGTAGCACAAAAAcataattggtaacgagcaatgcagagctgttaacagtaaaacattgtgagaaacggctccctctgaagagaaaGGGTTCACTTTTCATTCAAAGATAACAGAAGACTAAACAGCTGAAGCATTTTAGTTTACGTTttatcttccattattctccAATTGAGCCCGAATTTTTACAGATTATGTTTTGtgatgcatgttgggatacatcaagtgagagtacttaaaggtgtccagtgctttaaagaCATAGAACTGTCAATGTCCGAAACGGCTTCGTCCATGACCACATTGTAACATTGCATCACTAATGTACCCAATTAGCCCCAAGGCAAAGAGGTTCAAGCGATGTTgcaattaaaacaataaatgtgGTTTACACATAGAACCAATGTGTGAGTCAAACTACAAGACGGGGGGTGTCTTTTGTTAAAGCAATGAGGTTTTAATTACCTCAGAAGCAGTCAATGAGTCATCCATTAAGTGCTAATTGTTCAACAAAGATACTAAGTTTATTTTGGCTGTAGTGTTGATTAAATATCTATTCAGGATACAAAGACCTAACCGGGTGTCAAGTCAATGTTAAAAAGGGCAGATAATGAACCGGGTTCGGAATTGGACTTTAATGACGAATATTGTTCGCTATACCAGAAGTTAAAACACTACAAGATGTCAAGTGTTAAGTCCATTTTGATTAAACACAGGTTCACATTAGCAGCCATTGGTCGGTGTTTCCTATGTTGGCCATTGTATAAATTGATCCTGACCTAACGGAATGTACTCTTTAGAATCCCTTTGGTATAAATTGAAGCCATTTTTATTAGTGTTATTCCAACAATAGTTTTAAGAACAGGTAGGCtggcacaattttttttttcgcctAACTTATGATAGGGATTAGTATTACTATTaacatgttattgtttgtacaaTAGTCTAAAACTACAAGCTAaatctttttaaagatttaaaaaCTGTAAACTCTACGCTAGACCATGCACATGAAGCAAACACAAACTGCATACTactaagattttgtttttacaaaaacattaaaattagcTAAATCTACCAAAATGTAACTTCGTTTTTGTAATAACTGCATTATAGCATTGCAGCGCTGTCTCCCATTGACAATTCTGTTCATATTAATGCGATAATGGGACAGTGGAAAAACCTGAACGAACCCAGCACACAAAACAGAAAAGGTATGCCTTGTGTTTTTTCAGACTCATTCAAGTGTTTCGGGTGCAGTTTATTGCCCGGGGTCTTCTTACAATAATTGGATATACAAAAGGGAAAAACACCCGGAACACCTTGTAACTACAGCTGCATCGGAAGTTCAGACGCGTCAACCAAGAAAAAAAGGCGAAAAAATCCCCGAGCTATTAGAGAGAAAAAGCTCACAGGTGACCCGCAGGCAAGAAGCAGTGTTTACGTTACCCTACGGCTCTTTACAGCCTTGGTTAGAGAAAGAAAGTAGGGAAAATTACAAGCTAGGAATTCCATTGAAATAAATTTTTGAACAGTAGCAGTCGAAAGAATTGAATGTATAAATTATAAAGGTATTTTGGCGTGGAGACCTCACAGGTTTAGACCTTGGTTGTGAGGCAAGCCTTAAGGGGTAAagagtttgttgttgttgaaagaACAATATGGTTACTTTGAGATAGGCAATTATGCTTGTTGTTTTAGAGGCTTGTTTCTAGCTCAAACAGAGGAAAATTACAAAGGGTGTGTCTTTCTTCGACAAATAGTGTTGTCATAATGCTGCTAAAACAGGTACTTTGTTATAGTAATTAACATGCATTAAATGGCTTTGCTAATTACAACATTGTTAACAAGAGAGTATTAGGCCGGTAACCTTTTTTTGATAAGCCATGTTTTTTCTGTGCTGAGCAATGTTTCTTGCTTACAAGCTTGATAGACTATTGGTCAATATCATGACAAAGTTCCATTGTTACTTAACCGTTTGTGTGTAAACTTCCAAGAGAGAAATTGGCAATGCAGCTTGTGTATGTTTTGCTCCACGTGCACCAAAGGCAAATTTGAATTTCCCGTTTCAAACGTTATGTCCGGAATTACAACGTATGTATTTCAATGGACAGTAAAAAGCAGTTATATCACCTCCTTCGGGCCAAAATTGCAACTTCATAATGCCACCACAGTGGTCCATGTGACCCTTAACATAACATGCGTTACATACATGCAACAGCCGTAGGCCTGGGACATTCGAAGGCAGCCAAGAGTGAAACCCATCAAGAAGTTTAAGACTAAGTCAACGGTTGGTTTTTTTAGGGCATCGAAGCGTTCGGAACCAGGTAAGGAACCCTAAATGCTTGTAATGTATAAACGTAAGCTGTGAAAGCTTTACAGACATAAGGACAAACAATTTGCCTCCGGGATATGAGTGGCTATCGCCTTGTTAGATTTCATTGGAGGACATTTATATGGATTTAGGTTCGGCTCAGATATTTGTGTTCACTTCTTATAAGAGGAATATTAAAAGGATGTAAATTTGCTTTCTATAAATTGTGGGATTTTGTTTTAAGAGGGTGGACCGTATTTCGGTAGAAAGCACTATAATAATAACCTGGTGACTTTTTATACAGTTTTGTATCGTTGTTTGAAGGAAATCATTCAAATtgaggacaaaaatgtaaaaaatcatcatgggcaagtccagcagttttgatCATGTTTcccaaatatttgaaaagtagaacaacaaaataaaagggaACAGTCAAGCGGTTTTATTCAATTTAGGCTAGACAAATAAACTATCATTATGCAGCTGCTGCTGCAGTTAAACTATCAGGGTAATTAGCGTGAATTCATTATTGTTGATGCTGTGGATGATAAAGTATTTATTTGGTTTACTGTTAAAAAATTTCTGCTTTTCAAAATGCGCTCATCAAACAATTTCGATCTCATTCAACACTCCAAATTTACCAAAACTCAAAATACTTCAAACTTACATAAACATTCAATTGTAGTTTTTATTTAGCCTTTAATAAAGACTGCAAAAAGACACAACCATTAACTAAATGTCGCTGCGTCATCCGGGTCTATGGAAGAACATAGACGTCATTCGAGTCGTTATTAGTCTTCACTCTCTTTAAGCCTTATTGATATTATGAAGGCCGGATAGCAATGACGTAAACCAATTAGGTACACACTTACGATTTCTAGCTTGGTTTCATGGTCCATCCTCGataattaaaaatgcaattattGACTTGTTGGCACCGGGTAGGGCGTCTTAAGAAACCAACTGAATTGGGGAAACATATGCTTTCAAAACATCATGTGATGAATAAGTAATAGTTTCAAAAGAAAAcaccacattttttttttttacaattttaggAAGCATTTCCCTCGAAGCATCAGACCGAAGAGACAACTTTTAGCTCATGTCACTGTTTAATTTTCTGAATATGGTCATATCTACTTTTAAATTCATGTCTAAGTTAATACTTATTTCATTTATATTTGTACTTCTAGAAATATAACTATGATCATGATGTACATGGAAATGGAGCAATTTCATTTTACATGAAAAATTAAGGGAACAAATCAATACATCATGTTTGGGACATTATTTTCATACAAAATCAGTAAAGATAGCTTTCGTTTTCAGGCCACAAATTTAAATACTGAATACTGAACAATGACAATAGACTGTTTTTCTTGTCAACATGATCGGCAGGGTTCCCCTTATCCTTAAATCGCAGAGTTCGTTGGCAAAAAACTAAACTCTTTTCACACGTAAAAGTATGAGATTAAGGTGGTCATTTATATTGAGTCAGAGCCAAACCTGCCATTTTTGTTTGACTCAGAGTTACTATTCAATGTGACATACAACCAGTAGGGCCTACTCATGTTGGCTTGACCATTTGGAAGTTTTTCTAAGGCGCCGTTTTGATTAGTCATATCTTAACAAGTGACTGTAATCCATAAGACGCCTAGGGCTGGaatcgaacccatgaccttcgTGATAACTCTTAACGAATCTTCAACAGCATAATGAAAACTGACTCGCAATGAGTCAGTGACAAAGACCTGACTCGGTAGAATGACAAACTATAGCTTTTAATAACGACATATGCTAACTCAGCATGTATTACCCCCAAATGGCACCTTCGTGGTAACTCTTTGAATCAACTACCAGACCTACGTCATATTGACAACTGACTCACAATGAGTCAGTGACTAATACCTAACTCTGTTTGGAGTCAGTTTCAGCTTACCTATTGCTCATATAACGACATATGCTAACTCAGCATTAATCACCCCAAACAGCATTAACTAAACGAATGTCACATTACTAGAACACGTTGAAAACATAGAGCTGCCGTATGTTTGTTTATTACGAATGTAGTTACCGGCagtagcaatttttttaattagttcGACTGCTCGAATCGATCTTAGAATTTCATTTACCCACACAAGCATGACTGTTAGTATGGCCTTACTCTTAATTTGTACTTACGCAAATCAACTATTCCCAACTCATCGATTCCTTGCCCTTCTTTGATAAGACTCCGCCAAGATAATCGATTCTACAGTATACTGTTTTCAAATAGATTCCCTGCCTTGTAAACTCAAATGTGCATTTCTCCACCATGAGGATATATAAAGTAGCAAGTGATATTTTCCAGTACATTCGGTATGGATGTAAATATTTACTGATCTTTGTTTAAGTCTGAGAGAACCAACATTGGCTTAGCCTTGACACATGAGCAGTTATAGGGACGGAACAACAACTGCATGGCAATGGGTAGTGCCTATTACATCCTAAAATTGCATGTTTTATACACAATTTGTAACTCATTTGATGCCTCTTCAGAATtatatcttttttttctcaGCCTAAATGGTCTGCTGTCTTTTTGAAAACAGATTGGAATTCGTGATATATCATTgttaatgtaaatgttatgttacatCGAGGAAACGGTTTCTCCCCGAGGTGTATACTCTACATTTCGGATTAATGTGTGAACACAAGATTAATTTAGAATGATATTTAAGACTCAAATAGTCTAATTAAATGTCCCCATTGATTTTGATACAATATTCTTATATTGTTCTTCTCCTAAGTGTTGTCTCCTATACATTGAAATGGGAACAgtaaaacatacaaaaacacaTTGTGTGTAACAAATTATTCGTTATATAATCTTCAATAAGGGAAGTTTAATAATTGGTAGTTGTATTTTGCAAGAGAATGTGGATTTTAAGGGTATGAATTAATCTGAAATCTCGTTCCATTGACCTCCCAATTGTAAGTCCGTGACTGAGGATAAAAACTATTGCAATTGGTACTAATTATAAGCTGTCATGCAGACCTCGTTCTATTGAAACTCACACGTTCCAATGATGGACGGCTGACCATGGATTCAACACGATACAATATGAAAATCATTTCATCTATGAATAAGGACTGCGAAACGATGTCACTGAATACTtcagaaaaacaaagttaagtAAGATATTTTGTCCTCGAATAATTGACATTAAATTTGCTTTTAAACTGAAGTTATCGCTTAGTGTCTTTTAAATTATAGACAAATTCCAATATCAAATTGTATCGTTATTTGCAACTAATTTGTTCAAATTCAGGGGGAAAAAATAGCAAAATGATTTGAACTAACTTGTTCAactcaaaatcatttaaaattgaCCCAGGTGGtttataaaaaagcaaaaaTCTACAGCTCTCAATAAAgataaattttttcaatgaAGAACAAAAACTGAACAAAAGTTCCCTTCACACTTTGTT
This Asterias amurensis chromosome 21, ASM3211899v1 DNA region includes the following protein-coding sequences:
- the LOC139953085 gene encoding probable vesicular acetylcholine transporter-B isoform X3, with protein sequence MDMESAKEKMENAKETMSEFLGTAKMRIKNPAAQRRFILVIVCVALLLDNMLYMVIVPVIPDYLRSIGAWDKIIATAEPIYSNISNTTINSTAEPNVIYENEDIYVGLLFASKALVQLLINPFSGTLIDKIGYDIPMVIGLSILFIATTIFAFGTSYGVLFMARSMQGVGSAFADTSGLAMIADRFQVESERTRALGIALAFISFGCLVAPPFGGVLYEFVGKKMPFITLALIAVVDGLLLLFVIKPYSDRRWQMPKGTPIYKLIVDPYIAVVAGALSMSNVSLAFLEPTISIWMKDTMQAVTWQTGIIWLPAFIPHVFGVVMTVKLASRYPHYQWLYAAIGLVVIGLCTFIVPACETFGVLIIPLCGICYGVALVDTSLLPTLGFLVDVRYVSVYGSVYAIADISYCLAYAIGPILAGQIVQSLGFTNLNVFIGVLNIAYAPVLIVLRKVYDLKPMQFEDTVLLTDEPATGLYDTVKAEAKREAKEGDKFYVNHNAFRMHKVNGNVPNGNVVDSDDASSTDSRHLTTGRPSNVINRTEDNVRSAIAHQHGYGAFADHDD